The Halobacterium hubeiense genome contains the following window.
CGTCGGGGTCGGCGTAGACGCCCATCTCCTCGGCGTTGCCCGCGTCGTGGGCGACGTCGGTCGCCGTAATCAGGGCCTTCGAGGGGATGCAGCCGTAGTTCAGGCAGGTGCCGCCGTAGGCGTCCATCTCCACGAGCGTCGTGTCGAGGCCGAGCTGTGCGGCGCGAATCGCCGCGACGTAGCCGCCCGGCCCGCCGCCGACGACCGCCACGTCCGTTCCAGTGGATACGTCTCCAACAACCATTATTCGAGTAGTAGTAGTTCGGGGTCAGTCAGTCGCTCCATCACGTAGTTCGTGAACCGCGCGGCCTCCGCGCCGTCGATGACGCGGTGGTCGATGGACAGCGACAGCGGTAGCGTCTGCGCCGCCCGCACTTCGCCGTCCTCCGCGACCGGCCGCTCGTCGATGCCGCCCAGACCGAGAATCGCGGTCTCGGGGTAGTTGATGATGGGCGTCGCGTACTCGCCGCCGACCGCGCCGAAGTTCGTGATGGTGAACGTCCCGCCCTGCATCTCCTCGCGGCTAATCGAGCGGTCGCGGGCCTTCGCCGCGAGTTCGTTCACCTCCTCGGCGATGTCGAGGATGGATTTCTGGTCGACGTGCTTCACGACGGGCACCATCAGCCCGTGGTCGGTCGCCACCGCGACGCCGATGTTGTAGTCCTGCTTGAGTGCGATTTCCTCTTCTTCCTCGCGGAGTTCGGAGTTCAGAATCGGGTACTCCTTCAGCCCCGCGACGACCGCCTTCATCACGAACGGCAGGTACGTGAGCTTCACGTCCTGCTCGGCCGCGCGCTCCTTGAGCTTCGCGCGCGTCTCAACGAGGTCGTCGATGACCGCGGTGTCGTGGTGGGTGACGTGGGGCGCGGTGTACTTCGACTTGGCCATCTGCTCGCCGATGCTGCGCCGGACGCCGCGGTACGGTTGGGTCGTCTCGCCGCCCTCGACGAACGCCTGCTCGGGCGCGCCGGTCGTCGGTTCGCCCTGCGCGGCGGTGCCGCCCTCGGCGTACTCCTGGACCGCCTCGGCGGTGACGAACGCCTCGCCGTCGCGCTCCTCGGTCGCGGGCACGTCGTCGATGTCGACGCCGAGTTCCTTCGCCAGCCCGCGGGTCGCGGGCGCGGCGAGCGTCTTCTCGCGGCCCGCCGACTCCTGCCCGCCGGCGCCGCCCTCGGTGTGGTCGGCGGCCTGCTCGCCCACCGGCTCCACTGCGGAGCGCACCTCGTCCGGCGGCTCCTCCTGCGGCTCGGTCGCGTGGCCTTCCGCCGCCGCGCGCACGTCGCTCTCGGTCACGCGGCCGGACGGCCCCGTGCCCTCGACGGAATCGAGGTCGACGTCGAGTTCGCGCGCGAGCCGACGCACGCTCGGCGGCGCGAACGTCCGCGTCGACGCCTTCTCCGTCGCGGACTTCGACGCGGACTCGGGCTCCTCGGTGGCTTCTTCTTCCGGCTCTGTCGCTTCGGCGGCTTCGCCCTCCACGTCGAAGGTGACGATGACCTCGCCGACCGGGACGACGTCGCCCGCGTCGTAGTGCAGTTTCCGGACTGTGCCGTTCACCGGGGCGGGGACCTCGACGACCGCCTTGTCGGTCTCCACCTCCGCGACCGGCTGGTCCTCGGAGACGGTGTCGCCCTCCGAGACCAGCCAACTGACGATTTCGCCCTCCGCTACGCCCTCGCCGACGTCGGGTAGCTTGAACTCTCGTGCCATCTCAGAACTCCACGGTCTCCCGGATGCCCGACTCGATGCGCTCGGGCTCGGGCAGGTAGTAGTCTTCCAGCGCGGCCAGCGGGAACGGCACGTCGAACCCCGTGACCCGCTTCACCGGTGCCTCCTGGTGGAGCAGCGCCTCCTCCTGGAGCGTCGCCGTGATTTCGGCGCCGACGCCCGCCGTCTTCGGCGCCTCGTGGACGATGGCCGCTCGGCCCGTCTTCTCGAAGGACTCCACGATTGTCTCCTCGTCGAGCGGGCTCAGCGTCCGGAGGTCCACGACCTCCACGTCCACGTCGTCGGCCATGTTCTCTGCGGCTTCCAGCGTCGGCCGGGTCATCGCTCCCCACGTGAACACGGAGACGTCGCTGCCCTCGCGGCGCACCGCGGCCTCCCCGAGTTCGACCTCGTAGGGGCCGTCGGGCACCTCCTCGCGGAACGCGCGGTAGATTTTCTTCGGTTCGAGGAAGATGACCGGGTCGGGGTCCCGAATCGCCGCGACGAGCATCCCCTTCGCGTCGTGGGGCGTGCTCGGAATCGCGACCTTCAGCCCGGCCTCGTGGACGTAGAACGCCTCCTTCGACTCGGAGTGGTGCTCGGGCGCGCGGATGCCGCCGCCGAACGGCGCGCGCAGCACCATCGGACACGTGAACCGCCCGCGGGAGCGCGTGCGGAGCCGCGCCATGTGGCTCACGATCTGGTCGAAGCCCGGGTACATGAACCCCGAGAACTGGATTTCGGGCACCGGCTTCAGGCCGTAGGCGGCCATCCCGATGGCGGTGCCGACGATGCCCGACTCCGCCAGCGGCGTGTCGATGACGCGGTCCTCGCCGAACTCGTCGTACAGTCCCTCGGTCGCGCGGAACACGCCGCCGTTCTTCCCGACGTCCTCGCCCATCACGAGCACGTCGTCGTCCTCGGCCATCTCGTCGCGGAGGCCGTCCCGTACCGCCTGCACTAGCGTCAAGTTCTCTCCCATGTTAGTCCTCCAGTAGCGCTTCGTCGCCGTGTTCGGCGCGGATGGACTGGAACCACTCCAGTTGTTTCTCGAGCCGGCCGGGCATCTCCGCGTAGACGTTCTGGAACATCTCCACGGGGTCGGGCCGCGGCGTCTCCTCGGCGGCCGCGATGGCGTCCGCCACGCGGTCCTCGACGTCCTCCTCGATGTCCGTAATCGCCTCGTCGTCCAGCCGGTCGGTCCGCTTCAGGAACTTCTCGAGGCGCGGAATCGGGTCCTTCGCCTTCCACTTCTGGACTTCCTCCTCCTCGCGGTAGACGGAGGGGTCGTCGGCGGTCGTGTGCGCGCCGAAGCGGTACTGGACCGCCTCGATCATCGTCGGGCGCAGTTCGCCCTCCGCGGGGTCTTTGGCCTTCTCGACGGCCGCCTTCGTCACCGCGTACACCGCAAGCGGGTCCATCCCGTCTACCTGCACGCCCTCGAAGCCGTACGCCTCGGCCTTCTGCGCGAGCGTCTTCGACGCCGTCTGCTTCTCGCGGGGCACGCTGATGGCCCACTGGTTGTTGTTGCAGAAGAACACGTTCGGCGTGTCGAAGACGCCCGCGAAGTTCAGCCCCTCGTGGAAGTCGCCCTCGCTGGTCGCGCCGTCCCCGAAGTAACAGAGGAACGCCTTGTCCTCCTCGTCCTTGAGCTTCGACGCCCACGCCAGTCCCGTGGCGTGGGGAATCTGGGACGCGATGGGCACCGCGACGGTGAACAGGTTCACGTCCTCCGGGACGCGCGCGCCGTTCTCGTCGCCCATCCAGAGCCGCAGCGTCTGCTTCAGCGGGAGGCCCTGCACGAGCGAGGCGGCGTGCTCGCGGTAACTGGGCACCATCCAGTCGTCGCCGCCGAGCGCCATCGCGGAGCCGACCTGCGCGCCCTCTTGGCCCGACAGCGGCGGGTACGTGCCGATGCGACCCTGCCGCTGGAGGCTCACCGCCCGCTCGTCGAAGCGCCGAGCGAGCTTCATCGTCCGGTACATCTCCACGAGCTCGTCGTCGTCGAGGTCCGGGACCTCGGCGCCGTCGACGACCTCGCCGTCCTCGTCGAGCACCCGTACCATGTCGTCGGGTTCTCGGTGCACGGTCGCAGTCACGGGTACCCCCGTCCTGACATGTGCGGAGAATCGCCCCGTGCGACCATATGATTTTCGTAACGGTCTTTCTAGCGGGTTACCGTCGCGGCATTTTTCACAACTCACGTTCACAACTTCCCGAGGTAAATCGCTGAACGTTCGACACTGAACTCGAAAACTGGGCGGACAGCCACCCTACGCGAAGTATTGCCGGATTCTGTCTCCGTCCAGCGGCCCGGTGACCCGGTCCCTCGTTCAGTCAGTCGGAGGCCGCCCTTCGGGCGTCCTCCCGCGCCTCTTCGATGCTCTTGCCCTCCCGCAGCACCGCGTCGACGAACAGCTCGCCCGCCTTGTACGACGACCGCACCATCGGACCCGAGGCGCAGTAGAGGAAGTCGAACTCCTCCTCGGCGACGCGGCGCCACGTCTCGAACTTCTGGGGGTGGACGTACTCGGCGACGTCCAGATGGGAGCGCGACGGCTGGAGGTACTGGCCGAGTGTCACGACGTCCACGCCCACCTCGCGGAGGTCGCCCAGCGTCTGGTAGACCTCGTGGTCGTACTCGCCGACCCCGAGCATCACGCTCGTCTTCGTGTAGATGTCGGACTCGCGGTTCACCTGGTCGAGCACTTTCAGGGACTGCTCGTAGCCCGCGCGGCGGTCTCGCACCGGGAACTGGCGGCGCTCGACCGTCTCGACGTTGTGCGCGATGACGTCCGGGTTCGCGTCGATAATCTTCCGGACGAGGTCCTCTTCCCCTTGGAAGTCCGGAATCAGCACTTCCACCAGAATCGAGGGGTCGCGGGCCTTGATTTCCCGGATGGTTTGGGCGAAGTGGCCGGCGCCCTGGTCGTCGAGGTCGTCGCGGTCGACGGAGGTGAGGACGACGTAGTCTAGGCCGATTTCCGCGACCGACTCCGCGACGTTCGCCGGCTCGTCGGGGTCCAGCGGCTCCATCCCGCCGGTCTGGACGTCGCAGAAGTTACAGCCCCGCGAGCACCGGTCGCCCATCAGCATGAACGTCGCGGTGCCCGGGCCGTCGCGGCCGCTCCAGCACTCCCCCATGTTCGGGCACGAGGCCTCCTCGCAGACCGTGTGGAGGTCGTGGCCCCGGAGCGTCTCCTTGATGTCCGTGAATCGCTCTCCGGACGGCGGCCGCATCTTCAGCCAGTCCGGCTTCCGCCGACTGCTCATGCACCTTCCTTCGCGGGGGACTGCAAAAACTGTGGGGTTCGGGTGCCCGGAGCCGTGTTGTGCGAGCGCATCCCATACGTTAAAGAGGGGTGAGAACCGACTTTCAAACCACCTCGAAACAGCAAAATGTTTGACATATCTCGCGAGGAGATAACCGACGGGCCGCTCACGCGCGCCCTCCTCTACGTCGCCGCACCGCTGGTCGTCCAGCAGTACGTCGTCGTCCTCCAGCAGGTCGTCGACGCGTTCTGGCTCGGCCGCGTCAGCGAGCAAGCGGTCGCCGCGGTCGGCCTCGTCGCGCCGGTGCTCGCGCTCCTCACGCTCGGTAACCACGTCGCGCTCACCGGCGGGCAGGTGCTCGTCGCCCAGCACGCCGGCGCGGAGAACGACGGCGACGCCCGCCGCGCCGCCTTCCACGCCATCCTCGTCGCGCTCGCGCTCAACCTCGTCGCGCTCGCGCTGGCGTACCTGTTCGCCGCCGACGTGCTCGCGCTGTTCGACCCCGGCGAAGTCGTCGTCGAACTCGGCGCGCTCTACCTCGTCGTCGTCCTCGGCGGGATGGTGTTCGGCGGGATGAGCGACGCCATCGAGGGCGCGTTCGTCGGCTGGGGAGACTCCCGCGCGGCGCTCGTCGTCAACGCCGTCGCCGTCGCCGTCAACGTCGTCCTCGACCCGTTCCTCGTCGTCGGCTGGGGCATCCCCGGCTTCACCGGCTACGGCATCCTCGGCGCCGCGCTCGGCACCGCCGGTGGCTACGTCGCCGGGTTCGCCGTCGCCGTCGCCGTCGCCACCACGGACTTCACCGATTTCGCGTACACGCGCGAGGCGATGCAGTTCCGGCTCGACTCGCTGCGGGAAGTCCTCGAAGTCGGCGTGCCGAAAGCCGGCCAGGAGGGCGGCCGACAGACCGCCCGCCTCCTCATGGTCGCCATCGTCTCCGGCGTCGGCGGGAGCGCCGGCCTCGCCGCGTACACCGTCGGCATGCGCATCTCCACGCTCGCGTTCGTCCCCGCCATCGCCGTCGGCAGCGCGGTCGCCAGCGTCGTCGGTCAGAACCTCGGCGCCGAGCGCCCCGCCCGCGCGACCCGCGCGACGTGGCTCGCCGCCGGCGTCGCGACCGTCGGCCTCGCGGTCGTCGGCGTCGCCCAGTTCCTGATTCCCGGCCTCATCACGGACGTGTTCGCGCCCAGCCTCGACGGCGACGCGCTCACGTACACCGTCGCGTACCTCCAGATTCTCGCGGTCGGCTACTGGGCGTTCGGCCTCATCTACCCTCTGCAGGGCGGCTTCAACGGCGCCGGGAAGACGCAGGTGTCGATGGTCGCGACGATGCTCCAGTACTGGGTCGTCCGGCTCCCCATCGCGGTCGTCGGCGCCTACGTCGTCGTGCTCTCCGTGCCCGTGTACGCCGCGTTCTGGGCCATCACCGTCTCGAACGTCGTCGCCGCAATCGGCGTCACCGTCTACTTCTACTACTCGACGGACCGCGGCCTCCTCGAACGCGTCGCCTCCACGATGAGCGCCGACGCCGCCGACTGAATGCGCGCCTCGCCGCTCGCGGGTCGCTTCGCTCGCGGCTCCTGTTGGTCGCCGCTCGTCGTCCTGTGCCCTCCCTGCGGTCGGGCACACGCTCCCCGCTCGCCATATCCGTGAGTCTCGGTCGTTCGCTTCGCTCACTCCCTCCGACTCACGCCGCTCACGGCTCCCGCTGGTCGCCGTTCGCATTTCCGCGGTTCTCGCTCACTTCGTTCGCTCCGAACCGCGCCACTAAGGAAACGCCTATCCGCAACCCTCCCCTCCCCAACTGGTGATGGAAGTCGCCGAGGTCGTTCCCGAGTTCGCCGACGCCTTCCCCTTCGACGAGTTCAACGAGATGCAGCGCGAGGCGGTGCCGGCGCTCGTGAACTCCGAGGCCAACGTCGTCGCGTCCGCGCCGACGGGCAGCGGGAAGACCGCGCTCGCGGAGCTGGCCATCTGCCAGACCCTCGACGCCGGCGGCACCGCGGTGTTCGTCGCGCCCCTGCGCGCGCTCACCAACGAGAAGGAATCGGAGTGGGAGCGCTTCGAGGAACTGGGCTACTCGGTGTACGTCGTCACTGGGGAACGAGACCTCAACCCCCGGCGCGCGGAGCGCGCGGACGTGCTCGTGATGACCCCCGAGAAGGCCGACTCCGCAACGCGGAAGCACGACTCGCCGCGGTACTCGTTCGTCACGGACGTCGACTGCGTGGTCATCGACGAGGTCCACCTGCTCGACTCCGAGAAGCGCGGGAGCGTCCTCGAAGTCGTGGTGTCGCGCTGGCGGCGGCTCTGCGACCCGCGCGTGGTCGCGCTGTCGGCGACGATGCCGAACATCGACGACGTGGCGGCGTGGCTCGACGCGGAGCCGGAGACCACCTTCGAGTTCGGTGACGACTACCGGCCCGTGGACCTCCACGCGGGTGTGCGGACGTACACGCACGGCGACAACCCGTTCGCGGACAAGTACCGCCGGCTGTTCACGACGCTGGACCTCGCCGAACCCCACCTGCGCGAGGACGGGCAGGCGCTTGTGTTCGTCTCCAGCCGGCAGGACACCGTGCAGGCCGCGAAGAAGACCCGAGACGAAATCGGCGAGCGCGATATCCCGGTGGGCTCGCGGGGCGACTACGAGTTCCACACCGAGACCGAGGAGCTGGACAACGCGACGCTCCGCAAGTCCGTGCTGGACGGCGTCGCGTTCCACCACGCCGGGCTCTCCACGAACGACAAGAACCTCGTCGAGGAGTGGTTCCGCGAGGGCAAAATTCGAATCTTGTTCTCGACGTCGACGCTGGCGTGGGGCGTCAACCTCCCCGCGCGCTGCGTCGTCATCCGGGACACGAAGCTCCACGACCCCCTCGAGGGCGAGGTGGACATGAGCCCGCTGGACGTCCTCCAGATGCTCGGGCGCGCTGGCCGGCCGGGCTACGACGACGTCGGCTACGGCTGGGTGGTCTGCGACGAGTCGGACGCCGACATGTACCGCAACCTCCTCCGCGAGGGCAAGGAAATCGAGTCGCGGCTCGCCGGGAACCTCGCCGAGCACCTGAACGCGGAAATCGCGATGGGGACGATTCGCGGGCTCGGCGACGTGATGGACTGGCTGGAGACGACGTTCTACTACCAGCGCGCCCGGTCCGAGCCCGACGACTACGACTTCCCGGGGCTCCGGGACCGCGTCCGGGACACCTTAGACGACCTCGTCGAGGAGGGGTTCGTGGAGACCGACGACGACCTCGGGCTCTCCGCGACCCGGCTGGGCGTGCTCGCGTCCACCTACTACCTCCGCTTGGACACCGCCCGCGAGTTCCGCGACGTGGCGGACGGTGACGGCGACGCCGACAGCGTGCTCCGCGCGGTCGCCAGCGCCGGCGAGTTCGACAGCGTGAGCGCGCGCAAGTCCGAGCGCGACGCCGTCGATAGAATCGTCGGCAGCGAGGCCGACGACCTCGACTCCGGCCCGCGGAAGGTGCTCGCGATTCTGCGCGCGAGCATGGACGGCTCCATGCCGCCGGAACTGCGCTCGGACGCGTGGGTCATCAAGCAGAACGCGCTCCGCCTGCTCGCGGCGCTGGGCGCGTTCTTCGAGCGCTACGACGATCCCGCGGGCGCGAACGTCGCCGCGCGCCTCGAAGCCCGCATCGACACCGGCGTCCCCGAGGACGCGGTCGGCCTCACCGCGCTTGACGGGGTCGCCGCGGGCCGCGCGCACAAGCTCGCCGACGAGGGCATCGAGACGCCCGCGGACGTCCGCGAGGCTGGCACGGACGGCCTCGAAGCCGCCGGCCTCGGCCCCGGAGTCGCCGAGAGCGTCCACGAGCAGGCCGCCGGGATGCCCGACGTCCTCGTCGACTGGAGCGACCTCCCGGACAGCATCGCGGCCGGCGACAACCAGATGTGCGAGGTCGTCGTCCGCAACGCGGGCGGCGGCGCGGCCGCAGGCGTCGCGGTCACGGTCAACGACGTCGAGATGACTGAGACAACGGGCTACCTCGACGACGAACTTTCGGTTCCCGTGGGCGTGTTCGGCGCCGATGCGGACGAACTCGAATTCGAAGTCACCGTCTCTTTCTCCGATCTCCCGCTGCTCCCCGTCACCGAGACGCGGACCGTCCGCGTGGAGTAGCGCGTAGGTTCAAGTACCAAACCGGGACCAATCCGGGCCATGCAGGACGCGATTCGCGTGCTCGCTGGCGAGTGTGCCGTCCGCTACGAGAGCGACGGTCGAACCGAACGCGACCTCCGCGGTGACGTCGTCGTCATCGTGAAACCCGACGACACCGTGCTCGTCCACGACGCGGACGGCTACCAGCCCGCGGCGTGGCTCACGCGCCCGGGCGTCGTCCGGTACACGCGGGACGCCCGCGGGTTCCGCATCGACGCGGCGGACGGCGACGAGCGGCTCGTCGTGGAGAGCGCGACCGAGCACGGCGACGCCCACTATCCCGCGTCGCCCGCCGGGCCGCCGGTCGGCACGTGCGAGTGCGACGGCACGCTCGTCAGGGACGGCGGGCGCGTCGTCTGCATCGACTGCCGGACGAGCTACGCGATTCCGCGGGACGCCGCCGTCGTGGACGAGCCCTGTCCGGACTGCGGGCTCCCCCAGTTGCGGGTGGAGCGCGGCGGCGAGGTGACGGCGTGTCTGGACCGCGACTGCACGCCCATCGCCGACGTCGTCGCCGAGCGCTTCGACGGCGCGTGGGCGTGTCGGTGTGGCGCGCCACTCGAAATCGAGGCCGACCGGGGCCTCCACGCGGCCTGTCCGGACTGCGACGCCAGCTACCGGCTGCCCCGCGGGACCGTGGACGGCACCTGCGAGTGCGGACTACCGGCCTTCGAGACGCCGAGCGGGCCGCGCTGTCTCGACGGCGACTGCGGGCAGGCACTGACCGCGGGCGGGCGCGACCGCAACAGTTGAACGTCGGGCGCGCGACGCTCCCGGTATGGACGGCGAGCTACACGGCGACGAGGTCCGGGTCGGCGGCGACGCCCGCCAGCGGTTCCACGACGCCCGCGGCTACGGCCACCCGCTCGACGGCAACGCCATCGCGCTGTCGGTCGTGGAGGCCGCCCACCTGCTGTTCCGCGGCGACCTCGACGCCGTCGACGGCGCGGGGTTCCGGGACTTTTTCGCCGACCGCGGCGCCGGCTTCGCCGCGCGCTTCCTCGTCTACGCGGACCTCCGCGACCGCGGCTTCTACCTCGCGCCCGACCGCCAGCCGTGGTGGGACGACCCGGGCGACGGCGACTTCGTCGTGTTCCCGCGCGGGAAGGGGCCCGGCGACGGCGTCGTGAAACACCGGATTCGCGTCGTCGACGAGCGCGCGACCATCCCCGCCGGCGACCTCGGCGACGTCGTGCTCGCGGTCGTCGACGAGGAGAGCGAAATCACGTACCTCGACGTGACCGCCACCGAGCCCGACGGCGACACCGACTTCACCCCGCCGACGGACGTCCGCGGCACGCTGCTCGAAGACCGCGTGCTCGTCTGGGACGCGCCCGGCGAACTCCACGAACAGGGGTTCTACGGGCAGCCGCTCGGCGGCCGCGCGGCCGAGTACGACGCGCTCCAGCTCTCGCTGCTGGAGGCCGCGTACCTCGCCGCGCAGGGCGTCCTCGACCTCGGGGACGACGACGTCGAGGCGGTCGTCGAGCGCGGCCGCGCGGGCGAGGCCGATCGCTTCGACCGCCGGCTGCGCGTCTACCGGGCGCTGCGCGACCGCGGGATGGTCCCCAAGACCGGGTTCAAGTTCGGCGCGGACTTCCGCGTGTACAGCGAGGTCGAGTCCGTCGATGACCTCGGGCACTCGGAGTTGCTCGTGCGCGTGCTCCCCGACGATGTCGTGTTCGCGCCGCGGGACCTCTCGCTGGACGTGCGCCTCGCCCACGGGGTCCGGAAGCGAATGGTTTTTGCGCTCGACAATCCCAGTGCGGACACGATTCGCTGGCTCTCCGTGAGCAGGCTCACTCCCTAACTATGACCGACACAGACAACGAGACGGACGGCGAGGACGCGCCGGGCGCCGACAGCGTCGCGCTCGACCCGTGGGGCTCCTCGACGGTCTCGGACTACCGCAAGCTCTTCGAGGAGTTCGGCATCGAGTCCTTCGACGACGTCATCGACGAGGTGCCCGACCCGCACTACCTGATGCGGCGGGCTATCATCTTCGGGCACCGCGACTACCGCCGCGTCGCCGACGCGATGCGCAACGACGAGCCGTTCGCCGCGCTGTCGGGGTTCATGCCGACCGGCGACCCCCACATCGGCCACAAGATGGTCTTCGACGAGATCATCTGGCACCAACAGCAGGGCGCCGACGCGTACGCGCTCATCGCCGACCTCGAAGCCCACGCCGCCCGCGGGCTGACGTGGGACGAAATCGACGAGCACGCCCGCGACTACCTGCTCTCCCTGCTCGCGCTCGGCTTCGACCCCGAGGACGGCACGCTCTACCGGCAGTCCGCGAACCGCGAACTCCAGGACCTCGCGTTCGAACTCGGCGCGGAGGCGAACTTCTCGGAGTTCGAAGCCATCTACGGGTTCGACGGCGAGACCGACGTCTCCCACATGCAGAGCGTCGTCACGCAGATGGCGGACATCCTCTACCCGCAGCTCGAGGAGTCCAAGCCCACCGTCATCCCGGTCGGCCCCGACCAAGACCCCCACATGCGGCTCGCCCGGGACCTCGCGGAGCGCACGCGCTACTTCAAAGTTACCGAGGCGTACGCCAGCGTCGCGTTCGACGACGACGAGCGCCCGCTCGTCGCCGCCGCCTACGACGCCCGCGGGGAGTACGCCGAGGACGAGGACCAGCCGCGCTGCACGGAAGCCGCCGACTGGCTGCGCGAGGACGCCGACCTCGCGGCCGCATACGACGCCGAAGTGGTCGAGTCGGTCGTCCAGAAGCTCGAAAACGCCGGGATGGAGCCGCTCCGCCCCCGGATTCGGTTCTTCGACCGGCAGGCGACCGACGAGGCCTTCGAGGCGCTCATCGACGAGGTCGCCGGCGAGAAGCGCGTCTTCGAGGGCCACGTCGACGCGTTCGACATCGACCGCGAGACCGCCGAGGACCTCGCGCTCGCCGTCGAAGTCGA
Protein-coding sequences here:
- a CDS encoding alpha-ketoacid dehydrogenase subunit beta, with protein sequence MGENLTLVQAVRDGLRDEMAEDDDVLVMGEDVGKNGGVFRATEGLYDEFGEDRVIDTPLAESGIVGTAIGMAAYGLKPVPEIQFSGFMYPGFDQIVSHMARLRTRSRGRFTCPMVLRAPFGGGIRAPEHHSESKEAFYVHEAGLKVAIPSTPHDAKGMLVAAIRDPDPVIFLEPKKIYRAFREEVPDGPYEVELGEAAVRREGSDVSVFTWGAMTRPTLEAAENMADDVDVEVVDLRTLSPLDEETIVESFEKTGRAAIVHEAPKTAGVGAEITATLQEEALLHQEAPVKRVTGFDVPFPLAALEDYYLPEPERIESGIRETVEF
- a CDS encoding MATE family efflux transporter, whose product is MFDISREEITDGPLTRALLYVAAPLVVQQYVVVLQQVVDAFWLGRVSEQAVAAVGLVAPVLALLTLGNHVALTGGQVLVAQHAGAENDGDARRAAFHAILVALALNLVALALAYLFAADVLALFDPGEVVVELGALYLVVVLGGMVFGGMSDAIEGAFVGWGDSRAALVVNAVAVAVNVVLDPFLVVGWGIPGFTGYGILGAALGTAGGYVAGFAVAVAVATTDFTDFAYTREAMQFRLDSLREVLEVGVPKAGQEGGRQTARLLMVAIVSGVGGSAGLAAYTVGMRISTLAFVPAIAVGSAVASVVGQNLGAERPARATRATWLAAGVATVGLAVVGVAQFLIPGLITDVFAPSLDGDALTYTVAYLQILAVGYWAFGLIYPLQGGFNGAGKTQVSMVATMLQYWVVRLPIAVVGAYVVVLSVPVYAAFWAITVSNVVAAIGVTVYFYYSTDRGLLERVASTMSADAAD
- the endA gene encoding tRNA-intron lyase yields the protein MDGELHGDEVRVGGDARQRFHDARGYGHPLDGNAIALSVVEAAHLLFRGDLDAVDGAGFRDFFADRGAGFAARFLVYADLRDRGFYLAPDRQPWWDDPGDGDFVVFPRGKGPGDGVVKHRIRVVDERATIPAGDLGDVVLAVVDEESEITYLDVTATEPDGDTDFTPPTDVRGTLLEDRVLVWDAPGELHEQGFYGQPLGGRAAEYDALQLSLLEAAYLAAQGVLDLGDDDVEAVVERGRAGEADRFDRRLRVYRALRDRGMVPKTGFKFGADFRVYSEVESVDDLGHSELLVRVLPDDVVFAPRDLSLDVRLAHGVRKRMVFALDNPSADTIRWLSVSRLTP
- a CDS encoding 2-oxo acid dehydrogenase subunit E2, which produces MAREFKLPDVGEGVAEGEIVSWLVSEGDTVSEDQPVAEVETDKAVVEVPAPVNGTVRKLHYDAGDVVPVGEVIVTFDVEGEAAEATEPEEEATEEPESASKSATEKASTRTFAPPSVRRLARELDVDLDSVEGTGPSGRVTESDVRAAAEGHATEPQEEPPDEVRSAVEPVGEQAADHTEGGAGGQESAGREKTLAAPATRGLAKELGVDIDDVPATEERDGEAFVTAEAVQEYAEGGTAAQGEPTTGAPEQAFVEGGETTQPYRGVRRSIGEQMAKSKYTAPHVTHHDTAVIDDLVETRAKLKERAAEQDVKLTYLPFVMKAVVAGLKEYPILNSELREEEEEIALKQDYNIGVAVATDHGLMVPVVKHVDQKSILDIAEEVNELAAKARDRSISREEMQGGTFTITNFGAVGGEYATPIINYPETAILGLGGIDERPVAEDGEVRAAQTLPLSLSIDHRVIDGAEAARFTNYVMERLTDPELLLLE
- a CDS encoding PDDEXK family nuclease; protein product: MQDAIRVLAGECAVRYESDGRTERDLRGDVVVIVKPDDTVLVHDADGYQPAAWLTRPGVVRYTRDARGFRIDAADGDERLVVESATEHGDAHYPASPAGPPVGTCECDGTLVRDGGRVVCIDCRTSYAIPRDAAVVDEPCPDCGLPQLRVERGGEVTACLDRDCTPIADVVAERFDGAWACRCGAPLEIEADRGLHAACPDCDASYRLPRGTVDGTCECGLPAFETPSGPRCLDGDCGQALTAGGRDRNS
- the lipA gene encoding lipoyl synthase, with amino-acid sequence MSSRRKPDWLKMRPPSGERFTDIKETLRGHDLHTVCEEASCPNMGECWSGRDGPGTATFMLMGDRCSRGCNFCDVQTGGMEPLDPDEPANVAESVAEIGLDYVVLTSVDRDDLDDQGAGHFAQTIREIKARDPSILVEVLIPDFQGEEDLVRKIIDANPDVIAHNVETVERRQFPVRDRRAGYEQSLKVLDQVNRESDIYTKTSVMLGVGEYDHEVYQTLGDLREVGVDVVTLGQYLQPSRSHLDVAEYVHPQKFETWRRVAEEEFDFLYCASGPMVRSSYKAGELFVDAVLREGKSIEEAREDARRAASD
- the pdhA gene encoding pyruvate dehydrogenase (acetyl-transferring) E1 component subunit alpha, whose product is MVRVLDEDGEVVDGAEVPDLDDDELVEMYRTMKLARRFDERAVSLQRQGRIGTYPPLSGQEGAQVGSAMALGGDDWMVPSYREHAASLVQGLPLKQTLRLWMGDENGARVPEDVNLFTVAVPIASQIPHATGLAWASKLKDEEDKAFLCYFGDGATSEGDFHEGLNFAGVFDTPNVFFCNNNQWAISVPREKQTASKTLAQKAEAYGFEGVQVDGMDPLAVYAVTKAAVEKAKDPAEGELRPTMIEAVQYRFGAHTTADDPSVYREEEEVQKWKAKDPIPRLEKFLKRTDRLDDEAITDIEEDVEDRVADAIAAAEETPRPDPVEMFQNVYAEMPGRLEKQLEWFQSIRAEHGDEALLED
- a CDS encoding DEAD/DEAH box helicase produces the protein MEVAEVVPEFADAFPFDEFNEMQREAVPALVNSEANVVASAPTGSGKTALAELAICQTLDAGGTAVFVAPLRALTNEKESEWERFEELGYSVYVVTGERDLNPRRAERADVLVMTPEKADSATRKHDSPRYSFVTDVDCVVIDEVHLLDSEKRGSVLEVVVSRWRRLCDPRVVALSATMPNIDDVAAWLDAEPETTFEFGDDYRPVDLHAGVRTYTHGDNPFADKYRRLFTTLDLAEPHLREDGQALVFVSSRQDTVQAAKKTRDEIGERDIPVGSRGDYEFHTETEELDNATLRKSVLDGVAFHHAGLSTNDKNLVEEWFREGKIRILFSTSTLAWGVNLPARCVVIRDTKLHDPLEGEVDMSPLDVLQMLGRAGRPGYDDVGYGWVVCDESDADMYRNLLREGKEIESRLAGNLAEHLNAEIAMGTIRGLGDVMDWLETTFYYQRARSEPDDYDFPGLRDRVRDTLDDLVEEGFVETDDDLGLSATRLGVLASTYYLRLDTAREFRDVADGDGDADSVLRAVASAGEFDSVSARKSERDAVDRIVGSEADDLDSGPRKVLAILRASMDGSMPPELRSDAWVIKQNALRLLAALGAFFERYDDPAGANVAARLEARIDTGVPEDAVGLTALDGVAAGRAHKLADEGIETPADVREAGTDGLEAAGLGPGVAESVHEQAAGMPDVLVDWSDLPDSIAAGDNQMCEVVVRNAGGGAAAGVAVTVNDVEMTETTGYLDDELSVPVGVFGADADELEFEVTVSFSDLPLLPVTETRTVRVE